One part of the Atribacterota bacterium genome encodes these proteins:
- a CDS encoding ROK family transcriptional regulator, producing MKRTGNQKLIQDLNRNIILKTIRQEGPISRSAIAKKNGLSPTTVSLAIQEFLKHGLVTEASIGESSGGRKPILIQFSPENHFVIGIAITNDEIMISKMDLEAKVIKQKIFPISNLTGELFIDHLLKVTEVFLEDCPNLKKCIGISVISPGIIDVQDGIIYENTKLKLKNIHLKEILKKNFKLNIWLENDANAIALAEKQYGAHKKCNNLIYITIGDGVGAGIIVNGSILRGRSGGVGEFGHISIDINGILCDCGNRGCLENYISWPSIYLKIISSIEKGQETIMLEAAEGDKNKITHSIFRSALEKGDLLAREIMEEVAVYLSAGIVNIVNLINPDIIILGGKIAYNNPFLISRVKQLVLANALEILTDKLEICPTSLGEDFRMTAAASIPLQEMFHFSFPSLL from the coding sequence ATGAAAAGAACTGGAAATCAAAAATTAATTCAGGATTTAAATAGGAATATTATCCTCAAGACCATACGCCAAGAAGGTCCCATTTCTCGTAGTGCAATCGCAAAGAAAAATGGATTGAGTCCTACCACAGTATCATTGGCCATTCAAGAATTTCTTAAACATGGATTAGTAACTGAAGCTAGCATAGGTGAGTCTAGCGGTGGTAGAAAGCCTATTCTGATACAATTTTCTCCAGAAAACCACTTTGTTATTGGAATTGCAATTACCAATGATGAAATTATGATTTCAAAGATGGATTTAGAAGCCAAAGTAATCAAACAAAAAATATTTCCGATCAGCAATTTAACAGGAGAATTATTCATAGATCATCTGCTAAAAGTGACTGAAGTTTTCCTGGAAGATTGCCCTAACTTAAAAAAATGCATAGGCATTTCAGTGATTTCTCCGGGTATTATTGATGTACAAGATGGCATTATCTACGAAAATACAAAATTGAAGCTGAAAAATATTCATTTAAAGGAAATCTTGAAAAAAAATTTTAAATTAAATATATGGTTAGAAAATGATGCCAATGCCATTGCTTTAGCTGAAAAACAGTATGGAGCACATAAAAAATGTAATAATCTGATTTATATTACCATTGGAGATGGAGTAGGAGCTGGTATTATTGTAAATGGCTCCATTTTACGCGGAAGAAGTGGTGGTGTTGGAGAATTTGGTCATATCAGTATTGATATCAATGGAATACTTTGTGATTGTGGCAATAGGGGTTGCCTTGAAAATTATATTAGCTGGCCTTCTATTTACTTAAAAATAATATCTTCTATTGAGAAAGGCCAAGAGACAATAATGTTAGAAGCAGCAGAAGGTGATAAAAATAAAATCACTCATTCTATTTTTCGTAGTGCATTAGAGAAAGGCGATCTGTTAGCCCGGGAAATAATGGAAGAGGTTGCGGTATATTTATCAGCTGGAATTGTTAATATAGTTAATTTGATTAATCCGGACATCATTATTTTGGGCGGAAAAATTGCTTACAATAATCCCTTTCTTATTTCACGAGTTAAGCAATTAGTGCTGGCAAATGCTTTGGAAATCCTGACAGATAAGTTAGAAATTTGCCCTACTTCTTTGGGAGAGGATTTCCGGATGACTGCAGCTGCCTCAATCCCTTTGCAGGAAATGTTTCATTTCTCTTTTCCTAGTCTACTTTAA
- a CDS encoding RpiB/LacA/LacB family sugar-phosphate isomerase, translated as MKIAIGSDRSTVLTEEIINYLEEKNFQLIRCGALAGKEVDYVDATEETAKLVSSQECEQGVLFCNTGTGASIIANKLPNVRAALCIDPYSAMIAKKANNANIIVLGIRLTGIPHAKEIIDKWLETEPSKDLPYTRFHEKTDKLEKYYRGR; from the coding sequence ATGAAAATTGCTATCGGGAGTGATAGAAGTACTGTACTTACTGAAGAAATAATTAATTATCTGGAAGAAAAGAATTTTCAGCTGATACGTTGTGGTGCACTGGCTGGAAAGGAAGTTGATTATGTAGATGCAACAGAAGAGACAGCTAAATTAGTATCTTCACAAGAATGTGAACAGGGCGTACTTTTTTGTAATACCGGAACAGGAGCCTCCATAATTGCTAATAAATTGCCGAATGTAAGAGCAGCCCTATGCATAGATCCTTATTCAGCAATGATAGCCAAAAAAGCTAATAACGCTAATATAATTGTATTGGGGATCAGGCTGACCGGTATACCTCATGCTAAAGAAATAATCGATAAATGGCTGGAAACAGAACCATCAAAAGACCTGCCTTATACCAGATTTCATGAAAAAACAGATAAACTGGAAAAATACTATCGAGGTAGGTAA
- the iolO gene encoding 5-keto-L-gluconate epimerase, whose product MSINLSVTISSLGSKFAPIIFQGDYVSGIKKAKEIGYKAVELHIRDPKAIDIPAIIGAVKKNNLIVSTIGTGQAYVDERLHFTSANAGVRNTAVQRIKDQIDFAAPLKAKVIIGTIKGLLPEDRNEREIALERLITCLRECADYAQKKDVKLVLEAINRYESNYLNTAEQTAKFIVKVNSPLIGLHLDSFHMNIEEKSIVETIKKYSSYLSHLHFADSNRWAPGFGHINFTEILATLKEVNYDGYIGIEALPLPDGDNAARQALSHISKLM is encoded by the coding sequence ATGAGTATAAATTTAAGTGTAACTATTTCTAGTCTTGGTTCAAAATTTGCTCCAATTATATTTCAGGGAGATTATGTATCAGGAATAAAAAAAGCTAAGGAAATCGGATATAAAGCAGTAGAACTACATATTCGAGATCCAAAGGCAATTGATATACCTGCCATTATAGGAGCTGTGAAGAAGAATAATCTTATTGTCTCTACTATAGGGACTGGTCAGGCTTATGTAGATGAAAGATTACATTTTACCTCTGCAAATGCAGGTGTTAGAAATACTGCAGTGCAAAGAATTAAAGATCAGATTGACTTTGCTGCTCCTTTAAAGGCAAAGGTAATAATTGGTACTATTAAAGGTTTATTACCCGAAGATAGGAATGAACGAGAAATAGCTTTAGAAAGATTAATTACCTGTTTACGAGAATGTGCCGATTATGCCCAAAAAAAAGATGTAAAACTAGTTTTAGAAGCCATTAATAGATATGAATCTAATTATTTAAATACTGCTGAACAAACTGCTAAGTTTATTGTAAAAGTGAACTCTCCCCTAATCGGTTTGCATTTAGATTCTTTTCATATGAATATAGAAGAGAAATCTATAGTGGAAACCATAAAAAAATATTCTTCTTATTTATCTCACTTACATTTTGCTGATAGTAATAGATGGGCACCAGGCTTTGGTCACATTAATTTTACTGAAATATTAGCTACTTTAAAAGAAGTTAACTATGATGGTTATATTGGCATAGAAGCCTTGCCCTTGCCTGATGGCGATAATGCAGCCAGGCAAGCACTATCCCATATAAGTAAACTTATGTAG
- a CDS encoding 5-deoxy-glucuronate isomerase, with product MKIGNHFKSIDLLQKKGPKELGLELVSVQRIELKKELILDSLEEEICLVVIGGAVQFKCENKEGIANLKDMLYVPRRTELQLHSEGSVLMHYSAPSDIDALFTHITFQDIDKNIATHAIAGSPNNNSQRDVWKYIDSDFSCARLMMGICESSPGGWTSWPPHEHAEKREEVYVYFNMKNIFGVQCVYDDLDNPYQVAIVRDGDLISIPRGYHPNVACPAGKMSYIYCMAARKSGDRNFMDLNIQELYQENKFF from the coding sequence ATGAAAATAGGAAATCATTTTAAATCCATAGATCTTCTTCAGAAAAAAGGTCCCAAGGAGTTAGGATTAGAACTTGTGTCTGTACAAAGAATTGAATTAAAAAAGGAGTTAATCCTTGATTCTCTGGAGGAAGAAATTTGTCTGGTAGTAATTGGGGGAGCAGTTCAGTTTAAGTGCGAAAACAAGGAAGGGATTGCAAATTTGAAGGATATGCTATATGTTCCAAGGAGAACAGAATTGCAACTACACTCTGAGGGAAGTGTGTTGATGCATTATAGCGCTCCTTCTGATATTGATGCACTATTTACCCATATAACTTTTCAGGATATTGATAAAAATATAGCTACCCATGCAATTGCCGGAAGCCCGAATAATAATAGTCAAAGGGATGTCTGGAAGTATATAGATAGTGATTTTAGTTGCGCTCGTCTAATGATGGGTATTTGTGAGAGTAGCCCTGGAGGATGGACTTCCTGGCCTCCTCATGAGCATGCAGAAAAACGTGAGGAAGTGTATGTCTATTTTAATATGAAAAATATTTTTGGAGTACAATGTGTATATGATGATTTAGATAATCCCTACCAGGTAGCCATTGTCAGAGATGGCGACTTAATTTCCATTCCTAGAGGATATCATCCCAATGTTGCTTGTCCGGCAGGTAAAATGTCTTATATCTACTGTATGGCTGCCAGGAAGTCTGGAGATCGAAATTTTATGGACCTTAATATTCAGGAACTTTACCAGGAAAACAAGTTTTTTTAA
- a CDS encoding TRAP transporter large permease, with translation MISLVLITTFFVLLVLGIPVSFALGISSVLAIFLAGLPLIIVFQRMFSGVNSFVLTCIPFFILMGNIMEKGGIARRIVNFSNIIIGRVRGGLSAVNILASMFFAGISGSAVADTSSIGSILIPMMNEEGYDRNFSAAVTCTSSTIGLIIPPSNSMILYSFVAGGISVAKLFAAGIVPGIIIGIALMVVSYIISIKRKYPSHPTPSFQEAIQITKETLLSLFLVIVIVVGILGGIFTATEASVFGAMYAFIISFFVYKEIKIRDMPEIILKTVYTTAVVMFLIATSTAFAYILALEQIPKLVADLLLSITNNKYIILFIINIVLLIVGTFMDMSPAILIFTPIFLPIVTNLGLSPIHFGIIMLVNLCIGLCTPPVGTVLFVGLGIADIKMNDIIKPLLLFLIPMFLMLMLVTYFEPITMFVPNLLFK, from the coding sequence ATGATTAGCCTAGTGTTAATAACTACATTTTTCGTACTTTTAGTCCTGGGTATACCTGTTTCTTTTGCACTCGGAATTTCCTCAGTGTTGGCAATTTTTCTAGCAGGATTGCCCCTAATAATTGTATTTCAGAGGATGTTTTCTGGTGTTAATAGTTTTGTTCTTACCTGTATTCCTTTTTTTATTCTTATGGGAAACATTATGGAGAAGGGAGGAATTGCCAGGCGTATTGTAAATTTTAGTAATATAATAATTGGTAGAGTTAGGGGAGGGTTGTCTGCAGTAAATATATTAGCCAGCATGTTTTTTGCTGGCATATCAGGTTCTGCTGTGGCAGATACTTCATCAATTGGTTCCATATTGATACCTATGATGAATGAAGAAGGCTATGACCGGAATTTTTCTGCTGCAGTTACCTGTACTTCTTCCACAATAGGTCTTATTATCCCACCAAGCAATTCTATGATATTGTATTCTTTTGTGGCTGGTGGAATTTCCGTAGCAAAATTATTTGCAGCTGGAATTGTTCCAGGTATCATTATAGGCATTGCGCTTATGGTGGTAAGTTATATAATTTCTATAAAGAGAAAATACCCATCCCATCCTACGCCTTCTTTTCAAGAAGCAATACAGATAACAAAAGAGACTTTATTAAGCCTTTTTTTGGTGATAGTGATTGTTGTTGGCATATTAGGAGGTATTTTTACTGCTACGGAAGCATCTGTTTTTGGTGCTATGTATGCATTTATAATTAGTTTTTTTGTTTATAAAGAAATAAAAATTAGAGATATGCCTGAAATTATATTAAAAACCGTCTATACTACTGCTGTAGTAATGTTTCTTATAGCTACTTCAACTGCATTTGCCTATATTTTAGCCTTAGAACAGATTCCCAAATTAGTAGCGGACCTCCTTTTATCAATTACAAATAACAAATATATCATATTATTTATTATTAATATTGTTCTATTGATTGTCGGTACTTTTATGGATATGTCTCCAGCAATTCTCATTTTTACTCCTATTTTTTTACCAATAGTAACAAATTTAGGTCTTTCACCCATCCATTTTGGGATAATAATGCTAGTAAACCTTTGTATAGGTTTGTGCACACCACCAGTGGGAACAGTCTTATTTGTAGGCTTAGGCATAGCAGACATTAAGATGAATGACATTATAAAGCCATTGCTACTATTCTTAATCCCGATGTTTTTAATGCTAATGTTAGTAACATATTTTGAGCCGATTACTATGTTTGTACCAAATCTCTTATTCAAGTAA
- a CDS encoding TRAP transporter small permease, translating into MFTRLLDIIMFLVKLLLIILLVSMAIFLFIAVLSRYLFGQSFFWIDAYSRYALIWISFLGSTIVLRNRKHVGVEIFIELLPTIIKKWTTKFGALLILLFSSIMFSQGLTLINITSKQNIPEMNIKMSNISIIVPVSAILMILISLEMIFSKDESSLCSGKEEQKND; encoded by the coding sequence ATGTTTACAAGATTATTAGATATTATTATGTTCTTAGTAAAATTGTTATTAATTATTTTGTTGGTTTCTATGGCAATTTTTCTTTTTATTGCTGTTTTAAGCCGATATCTCTTTGGTCAGTCTTTTTTCTGGATTGATGCCTACAGTAGATATGCGCTGATATGGATATCTTTTTTGGGTAGTACCATTGTCTTGAGAAATAGAAAACATGTTGGAGTTGAAATTTTCATAGAATTATTACCTACGATTATAAAAAAATGGACTACTAAATTTGGGGCTTTGTTAATCCTTCTTTTCTCATCTATAATGTTTAGTCAGGGATTAACATTAATCAATATTACCAGTAAACAAAACATTCCGGAAATGAATATTAAAATGTCCAATATTTCTATTATTGTACCCGTTAGTGCTATATTAATGATTCTAATTTCATTGGAAATGATTTTTTCAAAAGATGAATCATCATTGTGTTCAGGCAAAGAGGAACAAAAAAATGATTAG